From Streptomyces cyaneogriseus subsp. noncyanogenus, the proteins below share one genomic window:
- a CDS encoding antibiotic biosynthesis monooxygenase: MTRRTAAPPDLTRTDVAAPFFSTWRVGTPERQRQAVEAIARAWERRPWPSEGLRAYHVYTGHDGETLMHHSRWTSEQAYEAFSKTHRQERVDEIDTAVPDIERLGLHRYRYHRSRERAAGDDRTPGLIVTVRIGFEEAAAGRRADWIGLVLKALADEPAEHRGLIAAHFHLSADASHVLNYAEWESAPAYDEALAAPGQGIGAATELWERVRTYPGVTGFTGSRYDHALGLVPS, from the coding sequence ATGACCCGCCGTACCGCAGCACCCCCCGACCTGACCCGCACGGACGTGGCGGCGCCCTTCTTCAGCACCTGGCGCGTGGGCACCCCCGAGCGGCAGCGGCAGGCCGTCGAGGCGATCGCCCGCGCCTGGGAGCGCCGCCCCTGGCCCAGCGAGGGCCTGCGGGCCTACCACGTCTACACCGGGCACGACGGAGAAACGCTCATGCACCACTCGCGATGGACGAGCGAGCAGGCGTACGAGGCGTTCTCGAAGACCCACCGGCAGGAGCGCGTCGACGAGATCGACACCGCGGTGCCGGACATCGAGCGGCTGGGGCTCCACCGCTACCGGTACCACCGCAGCCGCGAGCGCGCCGCCGGCGACGACCGCACCCCCGGCCTGATCGTGACGGTGCGGATCGGCTTCGAGGAGGCGGCGGCCGGGCGGCGCGCGGACTGGATCGGCCTCGTGCTCAAGGCGCTCGCCGACGAGCCGGCGGAGCACCGCGGCCTGATCGCCGCCCACTTCCACCTGAGCGCCGACGCAAGTCACGTCCTCAACTACGCCGAGTGGGAGAGCGCCCCGGCCTACGACGAGGCCCTCGCCGCGCCGGGCCAGGGCATCGGTGCGGCGACGGAGTTGTGGGAGCGGGTGCGGACGTACCCGGGCGTGACGGGCTTCACCGGCAGCCGGTACGACCACGCCCTCGGTCTCGTGCCGTCCTGA
- a CDS encoding TetR/AcrR family transcriptional regulator — protein MTRVRPMRADARRNHERLLKVAAEAFAEHGESASLDEIAKRAGVGSGTLYRHFPTRRALLEAAYLDRIEAIAARAAVLADALPPGQALLEWLNELAAGMIRVRGLKALLGSAVTDGGSPVATVCGDAVKAAAARLVAAAQREGTLRRDVEPVEVLRLAHGVATASELADGEGRAIRRYLSLLTEGLRPGAGG, from the coding sequence ATGACGCGGGTCAGGCCCATGAGGGCGGACGCCCGGCGCAATCACGAGCGATTGCTGAAGGTGGCCGCCGAGGCGTTCGCCGAGCACGGGGAGAGCGCGTCGCTGGACGAGATCGCCAAGCGGGCGGGGGTCGGCTCGGGCACCCTGTACCGGCACTTCCCCACCCGCCGGGCGCTGCTGGAGGCCGCGTACCTGGACCGGATCGAGGCGATCGCGGCGCGGGCCGCGGTGCTCGCGGACGCACTGCCGCCGGGCCAGGCGCTGCTGGAATGGCTGAACGAGCTGGCCGCCGGGATGATCCGGGTGCGCGGGCTGAAGGCGCTGCTGGGTTCGGCCGTCACGGACGGCGGTTCCCCGGTCGCCACCGTCTGCGGTGACGCGGTGAAGGCGGCGGCGGCCCGGCTCGTCGCGGCGGCCCAGCGGGAGGGGACCCTGCGGCGGGACGTCGAGCCGGTCGAGGTGCTGCGGCTGGCCCACGGCGTGGCGACCGCCTCGGAGCTGGCGGACGGGGAGGGCAGGGCCATCCGCCGGTATCTGTCGCTGCTGACGGAAGGGCTGCGGCCGGGCGCCGGAGGCTGA
- a CDS encoding phage holin family protein, whose amino-acid sequence MTGTTAPRPVRDEHHSVGELVGQATEQLSRLVRQEVALAKEELAEKGRRAGRGGGLLGAAGAVAYVGLFALAGTATAALSLALPVWAAALIVTAVLFVTAGLLAVAGRAQLRRAAPPTPEATLGSVRADVEEIRERAHR is encoded by the coding sequence GTGACCGGGACCACAGCACCCAGGCCCGTGCGCGACGAGCACCACTCCGTGGGCGAACTCGTGGGTCAGGCCACCGAACAGCTCTCCCGGCTCGTACGCCAGGAAGTGGCCCTCGCCAAGGAGGAACTGGCCGAGAAAGGCCGGCGCGCCGGACGCGGCGGCGGACTGCTCGGTGCCGCGGGCGCCGTCGCCTACGTCGGTCTGTTCGCCCTGGCCGGCACGGCCACCGCCGCGCTCTCGCTGGCGTTGCCCGTCTGGGCCGCGGCGCTCATCGTGACGGCGGTGCTGTTCGTGACCGCGGGCCTGCTGGCCGTGGCCGGACGCGCCCAGCTCCGCCGGGCCGCACCCCCCACGCCCGAGGCGACCCTCGGCAGCGTCAGGGCCGACGTGGAGGAGATCAGGGAAAGGGCGCATCGATGA
- a CDS encoding alkaline phosphatase PhoX gives MSLTRRDFAGRIAVSGAGIALAGSVGALASAPNALASTETVSVGEDAEDPWDRHGGAGYGPLVPDPDGILALPAGFTYRVLTHGGRTRLESGEPTPSHHDGTAAFDGPRGTTLLVNNHELGGPRSRWEHPVPLAEGLVYDPAAAGGCTVVELRPGGQVAEWVGIAGTSTNCAGGSTPWGTWLTCEETEDRAGSNGMTEDHGYVFEVDPADRRANRGPKPLKALGRYAHEAVVVDPGRGHLYLTEDASNPNGLLYRWTPPEGFRHGRGRLRGLPDDAGRLQAFKCFDSGGRFVDDLSRATRIGTVYGVDWIDVPDRDARTTSVRKQFTDGQVTRARKLEGMWWGDGGAYVVSSFARAESPGAEHDGQVWFYDPRRRTLTLKILLGVDAGPARDGALDGPDNITVSPYGGLVVAEDGDGVQHLFGATDSGRTYPIARNELNIGTEEAPEYSEFAGVTFSPDGRTLFACIQKPGVLLAITGPWKRQRR, from the coding sequence ATGTCGCTCACCCGCAGGGACTTCGCCGGACGCATCGCGGTCTCCGGTGCCGGCATCGCGCTGGCGGGCAGCGTCGGCGCCCTGGCCTCCGCCCCGAACGCGCTGGCGTCCACGGAGACCGTGAGCGTGGGTGAGGACGCGGAGGACCCGTGGGACCGGCACGGCGGCGCCGGGTACGGGCCGCTGGTCCCCGACCCGGACGGCATCCTCGCCCTGCCCGCCGGGTTCACGTACCGCGTCCTCACGCACGGCGGCCGGACGAGGCTGGAGTCCGGCGAGCCCACCCCCTCCCACCACGACGGCACCGCCGCCTTCGACGGCCCCCGCGGCACCACCCTCCTGGTCAACAACCACGAACTGGGCGGTCCCCGCTCCCGCTGGGAGCACCCCGTGCCGCTCGCCGAGGGCCTGGTCTACGACCCGGCGGCCGCCGGGGGCTGCACGGTCGTCGAGCTCCGTCCCGGCGGCCAGGTCGCCGAGTGGGTGGGCATCGCCGGCACCTCCACCAACTGCGCGGGCGGCAGCACCCCGTGGGGGACCTGGTTGACCTGCGAGGAGACCGAGGACAGGGCCGGCTCCAACGGCATGACCGAGGACCACGGCTACGTCTTCGAGGTCGACCCCGCCGACCGGCGCGCCAACCGCGGCCCCAAGCCGCTCAAGGCCCTGGGCCGCTACGCCCACGAGGCCGTCGTCGTCGATCCCGGGCGCGGCCACCTCTACCTCACCGAGGACGCCTCCAACCCCAACGGCCTGCTGTACCGCTGGACCCCGCCGGAGGGCTTCCGGCACGGCCGCGGCCGGCTGCGCGGGCTGCCCGACGACGCGGGGCGCCTCCAGGCGTTCAAGTGCTTCGACTCCGGCGGCCGGTTCGTCGACGACCTCTCCCGGGCCACGCGGATCGGGACCGTCTACGGCGTCGACTGGATCGACGTCCCCGACCGCGACGCGCGGACGACCTCCGTGCGCAAGCAGTTCACCGACGGTCAGGTCACCCGGGCCCGCAAGCTGGAGGGCATGTGGTGGGGGGACGGCGGCGCCTACGTCGTCTCCTCCTTCGCCCGCGCCGAGAGCCCCGGTGCCGAGCACGACGGCCAGGTCTGGTTCTACGACCCCAGGCGCCGCACCCTCACCCTGAAGATCCTGCTCGGCGTCGACGCCGGCCCCGCCCGGGACGGCGCCCTCGACGGCCCCGACAACATCACCGTCTCCCCCTACGGCGGTCTCGTCGTCGCCGAGGACGGCGACGGCGTCCAGCACCTGTTCGGCGCCACCGACAGCGGCCGCACCTACCCGATCGCCCGCAACGAGCTGAACATCGGCACCGAGGAGGCGCCCGAGTACAGCGAGTTCGCCGGTGTCACCTTCTCGCCGGACGGCAGGACCCTGTTCGCCTGCATCCAGAAGCCCGGCGTCCTGCTCGCCATCACGGGCCCCTGGAAGCGGCAGCGGCGGTAG
- a CDS encoding endonuclease/exonuclease/phosphatase family protein: MPTTSSARLAALTVAAVCSAASTVVLSAPAHAQSVRVHDIQGTTRISPYAGRQVADVTGIVTGVRSYGSSKGFWMQDPSPDADPATSEGVFVFTSSAPKAAVGDAVTVSGTVTEYVPGGTSSGNQSLTEITRPKVTVVSSGNPVPAAVTVDAASVPGRYAPDGDSAANGSVNGLPLRPDRYALDFYESLEGMNVRVADVRVVGATDPYTELWVTVKPDENRNRRGGTVYGSYAAQNTGRLQIQSLGRAADFPEANVGDTLAGATAGPLDYNQYGGYTLVARELGALESGGLHRETTRAQLRGELAVATYNVENLDPSDDTFAAHAEAIVRHLSSPDIVSLEEIQDNSGATDDGTVAADETVGRLIDAIVAAGGPRYDWRGVDPADKTDGGEPGGNIRQVFLFNPGRVSFTDRPGGDATTATGVTEVRGKAALTVSPGRVDPADPAWANSRKPLAGEFVFRGRTVVVVANHFNSKGGDQGLTSQYQPPARGSETQRHLQAKAVNTFVRQILDVQKNADVVVLGDINDFEFSTTTRILEGDGELWSAVKSLPRSERYSYVYQGNSQALDQILVSPSIRRGDGVEYDSVHLNAEFHDQISDHDPQVLRFRP; the protein is encoded by the coding sequence TTGCCGACCACGTCGTCCGCGCGGCTGGCCGCGCTCACCGTCGCCGCCGTGTGCTCCGCGGCGTCCACCGTCGTCCTGAGCGCGCCCGCGCACGCCCAGTCGGTGCGCGTCCACGACATCCAGGGCACCACCCGCATATCCCCCTACGCCGGACGGCAGGTCGCCGACGTGACCGGAATCGTCACCGGCGTGCGCTCCTACGGCTCCTCCAAGGGCTTCTGGATGCAGGACCCGTCCCCGGACGCCGACCCGGCCACCAGCGAAGGCGTGTTCGTCTTCACCTCCTCCGCCCCGAAGGCCGCCGTCGGCGACGCGGTCACCGTCTCCGGCACGGTGACGGAGTACGTCCCCGGCGGCACCTCCTCCGGGAACCAGTCGCTGACCGAGATCACCCGCCCCAAGGTCACCGTCGTCTCGAGCGGCAACCCGGTCCCGGCCGCGGTGACCGTCGACGCCGCCTCCGTGCCGGGCCGGTACGCGCCCGACGGCGACAGCGCCGCCAACGGCTCGGTCAACGGGCTGCCCCTGCGCCCCGACCGGTACGCGCTCGACTTCTACGAGTCCCTGGAGGGCATGAACGTCCGGGTCGCCGACGTCCGCGTGGTCGGCGCCACCGACCCGTACACCGAGCTGTGGGTGACGGTGAAGCCGGACGAGAACCGCAACCGGCGCGGCGGCACCGTCTACGGCTCGTACGCGGCGCAGAACACGGGCCGGCTCCAGATCCAGTCCCTCGGCCGGGCCGCGGACTTCCCCGAGGCGAACGTGGGCGACACCCTGGCCGGTGCCACCGCCGGCCCGCTGGACTACAACCAGTACGGCGGCTACACCCTGGTCGCCCGCGAACTCGGCGCCCTGGAGAGCGGGGGCCTGCACCGCGAGACCACGCGTGCGCAGCTCCGCGGCGAGCTGGCCGTGGCGACGTACAACGTCGAGAACCTCGATCCCTCCGACGACACCTTCGCCGCGCACGCCGAAGCCATCGTGCGCCACCTCTCCTCCCCCGACATCGTGTCCCTGGAGGAGATCCAGGACAACAGCGGCGCCACCGACGACGGCACGGTGGCCGCCGACGAGACGGTGGGCCGGCTGATCGACGCGATCGTCGCGGCGGGCGGCCCCCGCTACGACTGGCGCGGCGTCGACCCGGCCGACAAGACCGACGGCGGCGAGCCGGGCGGCAACATCCGCCAGGTGTTCCTGTTCAACCCCGGGCGGGTCTCCTTCACCGACCGCCCCGGCGGTGACGCCACCACCGCGACCGGAGTGACCGAGGTCCGCGGCAAGGCGGCCCTGACCGTCTCCCCCGGCCGCGTCGACCCGGCCGACCCGGCCTGGGCGAACAGCCGCAAGCCGCTGGCCGGCGAGTTCGTCTTCCGCGGCCGGACGGTCGTCGTGGTCGCCAACCACTTCAACTCCAAGGGCGGCGACCAGGGTCTGACCTCCCAGTACCAGCCCCCGGCCCGCGGCTCGGAGACCCAGCGCCACCTCCAGGCGAAGGCCGTGAACACCTTCGTGCGGCAGATCCTCGACGTCCAGAAGAACGCGGACGTGGTCGTGCTCGGCGACATCAACGACTTCGAGTTCTCCACGACCACGCGCATCCTGGAGGGCGACGGCGAGTTGTGGTCGGCGGTCAAGTCGCTGCCGAGGAGCGAGCGCTACTCGTACGTCTACCAGGGCAACAGCCAGGCCCTGGACCAGATCCTGGTCAGCCCGTCGATCCGGCGCGGCGACGGGGTGGAGTACGACAGCGTGCACCTCAACGCCGAGTTCCACGACCAGATCAGCGACCACGACCCGCAGGTGCTGCGGTTCCGGCCCTGA
- a CDS encoding DUF3618 domain-containing protein has product MTDPTDPTTPATPGGDAARTGPAARTAGGAKGPDELRRQIEQTRHELGDTVEELAGKTDVKGRAKARAADLRDRAGAMTVQLRSSAAQAGHTVQERASRAGHAVEHVPEPVRDLVRAGRRHPAPVLLAGAAAGAVVAAGVLRRRHNGHR; this is encoded by the coding sequence ATGACGGATCCGACGGACCCGACCACTCCGGCGACCCCGGGCGGGGATGCCGCCAGGACCGGGCCGGCCGCGCGGACGGCCGGTGGGGCCAAGGGCCCCGACGAGCTGCGGCGGCAGATCGAACAGACCCGCCATGAACTCGGCGACACCGTCGAGGAGCTGGCGGGCAAGACCGACGTGAAGGGCCGCGCCAAGGCACGGGCCGCCGACCTGAGGGACCGGGCCGGGGCGATGACCGTGCAACTGCGCAGCAGCGCCGCCCAGGCCGGGCACACCGTGCAGGAACGGGCGAGCCGGGCGGGCCACGCCGTGGAGCACGTGCCGGAACCCGTCCGCGACCTGGTCCGGGCCGGGCGCAGGCACCCGGCTCCGGTGCTGCTCGCGGGCGCCGCGGCGGGCGCCGTCGTCGCGGCGGGCGTGCTGCGCAGGCGGCACAACGGGCACCGCTGA
- the dapA gene encoding 4-hydroxy-tetrahydrodipicolinate synthase produces the protein MTMDRSLPPPFGRALCAMITPFTETGALDPGGAARLADHLVTGGCDGLVLSGTTGESPTTTDAEKTALVRAVREAVGDRAVIVAGVGTSDTRHTVELARAAEKAGADGLLVVAPPYSRPPQDALEDHFRQIANASGLPLMLYDIPARTGTRIEPGTVLRLAEHPRIVAVKDCSHDLLGVQQVLSRTELAYYAGCDEHNLALYAIGAAGYVSTVANVAPAGLRRVLDLFDAGDTAGAARLQRRATPLIGRMMAAGLPGTVTAKALLTALGLPAGPVRPPLRPADRETADELLAVYEKFLDS, from the coding sequence ATGACGATGGACCGCTCCCTGCCCCCGCCCTTCGGCCGCGCGCTCTGCGCCATGATCACGCCCTTCACGGAGACGGGCGCCCTCGATCCCGGCGGCGCGGCACGCCTCGCCGACCATCTGGTGACCGGCGGCTGCGACGGCCTGGTGCTCTCCGGGACCACGGGCGAGTCGCCCACCACGACCGACGCCGAGAAGACCGCGCTCGTCCGGGCGGTGCGGGAGGCGGTCGGCGACCGGGCGGTGATCGTGGCGGGCGTCGGCACCTCCGACACCCGCCACACGGTGGAGCTGGCCCGGGCGGCCGAGAAGGCCGGAGCGGACGGACTGCTGGTGGTCGCGCCCCCCTACAGCAGGCCCCCGCAGGACGCGCTGGAGGACCACTTCCGGCAGATCGCGAACGCCTCCGGCCTGCCGCTGATGCTGTACGACATCCCGGCCCGCACCGGCACCCGCATCGAACCCGGCACGGTCCTCCGCCTCGCCGAGCACCCGCGGATCGTGGCGGTCAAGGACTGCTCCCACGACCTGCTGGGCGTCCAGCAGGTCCTCTCACGCACGGAGCTGGCGTACTACGCGGGCTGCGACGAGCACAACCTCGCCCTGTACGCGATCGGCGCCGCGGGCTACGTCAGCACGGTCGCCAACGTCGCCCCCGCCGGGCTCCGCCGCGTCCTCGACCTGTTCGACGCGGGCGACACGGCGGGGGCGGCCCGGCTCCAGCGGCGGGCGACGCCGCTGATCGGGCGGATGATGGCGGCGGGCCTGCCCGGCACGGTCACGGCGAAGGCCCTGCTCACCGCGCTGGGCCTGCCCGCGGGCCCGGTCCGCCCACCCCTGCGCCCCGCCGACCGGGAGACGGCCGACGAGCTGCTGGCGGTGTACGAGAAGTTCCTGGACTCCTGA